The Infirmifilum lucidum DNA segment CGCATCACTGGAAATGGTTTGTGCTTCCTAAGGATCAACCCCCCTCTCTTTCAAGTATAGACGTTATCATGGGTACTACGACCAATGGGAGGAGCGTCTTCTGGGCCTCAACAAATGCTGTACTCAATTCTCTAGTCATAGCTATTCTCACTGCCTTGATAGCATCTCATGTGGGACTCTTCATAGGGCTTGTTGCGGGGTACCGGGGAGGTCTTATTGATAGGACTCTAATGTTCATAACGGATTCTTTTGTGGTTATACCCCAGCTACCGTTGCTCATACTACTAGCAATGCTCCTTAGGGATATTCTCACAATACCCTTCATGGCTCTCCTTATATCAGTGAGTTCATGGCCTTGGCCGGCTAGGCAGGTGAGAGCCATGGTAATTAGCTTGAGGGAGAGAGAGTTTGTGTCTACAGCTATTCTCACGGGGATACCAGAATGGCAGGTTATCTTGAAAGAAATAATGCCGCACCTGCTGGGATGGCATTTAATTAATGCCACTAATACGGTACTCTATGCAATAGGTGCTGAAGTAGGTCTTTCAGTTTTAGGCCTCTCAATACTGTCTATAGATACTCTAGGGACAATGATATACTGGTCTATGATAGGCTACCCATCGCTCTTTAGGGGAGTTTGGTGGTGGCCTCTTCCACCTATAATTCTCACAATAGTTGTCTTTGTAAGCCTATATCTTGTCTCAACAGCAATAGCTGAGAGTATAGAATCTAAGCGGGGGGTGATCTCTTAAATGGCTGGTGGAGAATGGATTATGCGTCTCGAAGGGATTAGGGGCGGCTACTTGACGGGCTCTTTTTGGGAAGACTTTCTTGAGACCGTGAGCGGAGTTAACCTAGATATCTTCGAGAATGAGATTCTGGGGATTGCAGGGGAATCCGGGTGTGGAAAAACAACACTGCTCAGGATCATGTACGGCCACGTGGTAAAGCCGTTAGTGTTGAGGTCTGGTAGGGTTCTCTTGAGGGGAGAGAATGGAGTCTACGACTTGGCCTCGGTAGACTTGGAGGAGAGAAGGAAGCTCTGGTGGAGAGTGGTGGGCTATATACCCCAGAATTCCATGAACATGCTTAATCCTGTAGAAAGAGTAAGGGATCACTTCCTGGAGATCTTGAAGCACCATGCAGGCATGGGAGAGAGGGAAGCTACCTCTGTTGCCACTAGATATGTTGAAGAGGTGGGGCTCTCGCGGGATGTGTTGAATGCATACCCTCACCAGCTTAGCGGAGGTATGAGGCAGAGGGTTGTTATAGCTCTCTCCCTCATGCTTAAGCCAAAGCTTGTATTAGCCGATGAGCCTACAACAGGGCTTGATGTTGTAGTTCAAAGGGGGGTTCTCCAGACGCTTACCGAGAAGGTGAGGAGTTACGGTAGCAGCCTAGTAATTGTGAGCCATGATATTGGGATGCACACTATGGTAACTGACAGAATAGCTATCATGTATGCAGGTAAGGTCGTTGAGGTAGGTAAGACAGTAGAAGTTATTAGAGAACCCCTCCACCCCTACACTAGAGCGCTCATCGAATCGCTCCCA contains these protein-coding regions:
- a CDS encoding ABC transporter permease, translated to MRKQPLLTRIGELFKPLVRYTLLLYKFNLKFRVGLLTLTALILFGAISVATPPHHWKWFVLPKDQPPSLSSIDVIMGTTTNGRSVFWASTNAVLNSLVIAILTALIASHVGLFIGLVAGYRGGLIDRTLMFITDSFVVIPQLPLLILLAMLLRDILTIPFMALLISVSSWPWPARQVRAMVISLREREFVSTAILTGIPEWQVILKEIMPHLLGWHLINATNTVLYAIGAEVGLSVLGLSILSIDTLGTMIYWSMIGYPSLFRGVWWWPLPPIILTIVVFVSLYLVSTAIAESIESKRGVIS
- a CDS encoding ABC transporter ATP-binding protein, with protein sequence MAGGEWIMRLEGIRGGYLTGSFWEDFLETVSGVNLDIFENEILGIAGESGCGKTTLLRIMYGHVVKPLVLRSGRVLLRGENGVYDLASVDLEERRKLWWRVVGYIPQNSMNMLNPVERVRDHFLEILKHHAGMGEREATSVATRYVEEVGLSRDVLNAYPHQLSGGMRQRVVIALSLMLKPKLVLADEPTTGLDVVVQRGVLQTLTEKVRSYGSSLVIVSHDIGMHTMVTDRIAIMYAGKVVEVGKTVEVIREPLHPYTRALIESLPKIGDKRLRKGLPGMPPDFKNPPSGCRFHPRCPLAMDICKDKEPPLVSLGSGRLVACWLYGEGGVGVG